In one Streptomyces marincola genomic region, the following are encoded:
- a CDS encoding aspartate carbamoyltransferase catalytic subunit: MKHHLISATDLTRDDTVLILDTAEELARVADRPIKKLPTLRGRTVVNLFFEDSTRTRISFEAAAKRLSADVINFSAKGSSVSKGESLKDTALTLEAMGADAVVIRHHDSGAPHRLATSGWIGGSVVNAGDGTHEHPTQALLDAFTLRRRLAGGPERGMGGDLSGRRVTIVGDILHSRVARSNVHLLTALGAEVTVVAPPTLLPVGVSHWPCAVSYDLDTVLPTSDAVMMLRVQRERMNAAYFPTEREYARRYGLHGERMARMPEHALVMHPGPMNRGMEITAEVADSPRCTAVEQVSGGVSVRMAVLYLLLGGAEPAATTRTDENGQPA; encoded by the coding sequence ATGAAGCACCACCTCATCTCGGCCACCGATCTCACCCGCGACGACACGGTGCTCATCCTCGACACCGCCGAGGAGCTCGCCCGGGTCGCCGACCGGCCGATCAAGAAACTGCCGACGCTGCGCGGTCGCACCGTGGTGAACCTCTTCTTCGAGGACTCCACCAGGACCCGCATCTCCTTCGAGGCGGCGGCGAAACGACTCTCAGCCGACGTGATCAACTTCTCCGCGAAGGGGTCGTCCGTCTCCAAGGGCGAGTCCCTCAAGGACACCGCCCTGACGCTTGAGGCGATGGGCGCCGACGCCGTCGTCATCAGGCACCACGACTCGGGAGCCCCGCACCGGCTGGCGACCTCGGGCTGGATCGGGGGCAGCGTCGTCAACGCGGGGGACGGCACGCACGAGCACCCGACGCAGGCGCTGCTCGACGCGTTCACCCTGCGCCGCCGCCTGGCGGGCGGTCCCGAGCGCGGCATGGGCGGTGACCTGTCCGGCCGCCGCGTCACCATCGTGGGGGACATCCTGCACAGCCGGGTGGCCCGTTCCAACGTCCACCTGCTGACGGCACTGGGCGCCGAGGTCACCGTCGTCGCCCCGCCGACCCTGCTGCCCGTGGGCGTATCGCACTGGCCCTGCGCGGTGTCCTACGACCTGGACACGGTGCTGCCCACGTCCGACGCCGTGATGATGCTGCGCGTGCAGCGCGAGCGGATGAACGCCGCCTACTTCCCGACCGAGCGGGAGTACGCGCGCCGCTACGGGCTGCACGGCGAGCGCATGGCCAGGATGCCGGAGCACGCCCTCGTGATGCACCCGGGCCCGATGAACCGCGGCATGGAGATCACCGCGGAGGTCGCGGACTCGCCGCGCTGCACCGCCGTCGAGCAGGTCTCCGGCGGCGTCAGCGTCCGCATGGCGGTGCTCTACCTCCTGCTCGGCGGCGCCGAGCCCGCCGCCACCACCCGTACCGACGAGAACGGACAGCCCGCATGA
- the pyrR gene encoding bifunctional pyr operon transcriptional regulator/uracil phosphoribosyltransferase PyrR codes for MDETQPPQQARPPARSVLEPPDIARALTRIAHEIVERAKGADDVVLLGIPTRGVFLARRLAAKLREVTGHPVPVGSLDVTMYRDDLRLRPARALARTDIPGDGVDGRLVVLVDDVLFSGRTIRAALDALGDIGRPRAVQLAVLVDRGHRELPIRADYVGKNIPTSQRETVKVLLTEEDGRDGVLLGVREHTPADER; via the coding sequence ATGGATGAAACCCAGCCACCCCAGCAAGCCAGGCCCCCGGCCCGCTCCGTCCTGGAGCCGCCGGACATCGCGCGGGCCCTGACCCGCATCGCCCACGAGATCGTCGAGCGCGCCAAGGGCGCCGACGACGTGGTGCTGCTCGGCATCCCGACCAGGGGAGTCTTCCTCGCCCGGCGGCTCGCCGCCAAGCTGCGGGAGGTCACCGGCCACCCCGTGCCCGTCGGTTCCCTCGACGTCACGATGTACCGGGACGACCTGCGGCTGCGGCCCGCCCGCGCCCTCGCCCGCACCGACATCCCGGGCGACGGCGTCGACGGCCGGCTCGTCGTGCTCGTGGACGACGTGCTGTTCTCCGGCCGCACCATCAGGGCCGCCCTCGACGCCCTGGGCGACATCGGCCGCCCGCGCGCCGTCCAGCTCGCCGTCCTCGTCGACCGCGGGCACCGCGAGCTGCCCATCAGGGCCGACTACGTCGGCAAGAACATCCCGACCTCGCAGCGGGAGACCGTCAAGGTGCTGCTCACCGAGGAGGACGGCCGCGACGGCGTGCTGCTCGGCGTGCGCGAGCACACGCCGGCCGACGAGCGCTGA
- the bldD gene encoding transcriptional regulator BldD: MSSEYAKQLGAKLRAIRTQQGLSLHGVEEKSQGRWKAVVVGSYERGDRAVTVQRLAELADFYGVPVQELLPGSTPGGAAEPPPKLVLDLERLAHVPSEKAGPLQRYTATIQSQRGDYNGKVLSIRQDDLRTLAVIYDQSPSVLTEQLISWGVLGADARRAVQTEDS; this comes from the coding sequence TTGTCCAGCGAATACGCCAAACAGCTCGGAGCCAAGCTCCGCGCCATCCGCACCCAGCAGGGTCTGTCGCTTCACGGCGTCGAGGAGAAGTCGCAGGGCCGCTGGAAGGCGGTCGTCGTCGGCTCCTACGAGCGCGGCGACCGTGCCGTGACCGTGCAGCGCCTCGCGGAGCTGGCGGACTTCTACGGCGTCCCGGTGCAGGAGCTGCTGCCCGGCTCGACGCCCGGGGGTGCCGCCGAGCCGCCGCCGAAGCTCGTCCTCGACCTGGAGCGCCTGGCCCACGTGCCCAGCGAGAAGGCGGGCCCGCTCCAGAGGTACACCGCGACGATCCAGAGCCAGCGCGGCGACTACAACGGCAAGGTGCTGTCGATCCGCCAGGACGACCTGCGCACTCTGGCCGTGATCTACGACCAGTCGCCTTCCGTGCTGACCGAGCAGCTGATCAGCTGGGGCGTGCTGGGCGCTGACGCGCGCCGGGCGGTCCAGACCGAGGACAGCTGA
- the nusB gene encoding transcription antitermination factor NusB produces MAARSKARQRALQILFEADQRGVPPVDVLADWVRLARTDDRQPPVSEYTRELVEGYAAHAHRIDELISQYTVSWPLDRMPVVDRNILRLSTFELIWQDGTPDPVVLDEAVRLAKEFSTDDSPSFVNGLLGRLKDLKPTLRR; encoded by the coding sequence GTGGCTGCCCGCAGCAAGGCCCGCCAGCGCGCCCTCCAGATCCTCTTCGAGGCCGACCAGCGGGGCGTCCCGCCGGTCGACGTCCTCGCGGACTGGGTCAGGCTCGCGCGGACCGACGACCGGCAGCCGCCGGTCAGCGAGTACACCCGCGAGCTGGTCGAGGGCTACGCCGCCCACGCGCACCGCATCGACGAACTCATCAGCCAGTACACCGTGAGCTGGCCCCTGGACCGCATGCCGGTCGTCGACCGCAACATCCTGCGGCTGAGCACCTTCGAGCTGATCTGGCAGGACGGCACGCCCGATCCCGTGGTGCTCGACGAGGCGGTGCGCCTGGCCAAGGAGTTCTCCACGGACGACTCCCCGTCCTTCGTCAACGGCCTCCTCGGCCGTCTGAAGGACCTCAAGCCCACGCTCCGCCGTTAG
- the efp gene encoding elongation factor P, protein MATTNDLKNGMVLKLDGGQLWSVVEFQHVKPGKGGAFVRTKLKNVLSGKVVDRTFNAGTKVDTATVDRRGMQFSYKDGTDFVFMDTETYDQLHINPETVGDAANYLLEGQDCTVAIHEENPLFVELPAAVELVIEYTEPGVQGDRSTGGTKPARLETGYEIGVPLFITTGEKIKVDTRSGEYLGRVNS, encoded by the coding sequence GTGGCCACCACGAACGACCTGAAGAACGGCATGGTGCTCAAGCTCGACGGGGGCCAGCTCTGGTCCGTTGTCGAGTTCCAGCACGTGAAGCCCGGCAAGGGCGGCGCTTTCGTGCGCACCAAGCTCAAGAACGTACTCTCCGGCAAGGTGGTCGACCGGACCTTCAACGCCGGCACGAAGGTCGACACGGCCACCGTGGACCGACGGGGCATGCAGTTCTCCTACAAGGACGGCACCGACTTCGTCTTCATGGACACCGAGACCTACGACCAGCTGCACATCAACCCGGAGACCGTGGGCGACGCGGCCAACTACCTGCTGGAGGGCCAGGACTGCACCGTGGCCATCCACGAGGAGAACCCGCTGTTCGTGGAGCTGCCGGCGGCCGTCGAGCTGGTCATCGAGTACACCGAGCCCGGCGTGCAGGGCGACCGGTCCACCGGTGGCACCAAGCCGGCCCGGCTGGAGACCGGCTACGAGATCGGCGTGCCCCTGTTCATCACGACCGGGGAGAAGATCAAGGTCGACACCCGCTCCGGCGAATACCTTGGCCGGGTGAACAGCTAA
- a CDS encoding M24 family metallopeptidase: protein MSEVHAARRSRLRARHASTGPQAALVSRPANVRYLAGPAPAGAVLLVGESGEDVLFGHWDPAVAPEVPRPAGGGGLRGVALDGHVDPVVAAAAQAERAGAAALAVEEHHLTVARHRAVATEFPRLRLTDLGCAVEQQRLVKDEDEIAALRSAAEITDRALGELLESILVGRTERHLALELERRLVDHGADGPAFPTSVATGSHSGVAGHRPTDRRVEEGDFLTVRLGARYRGYRCQIGRTFVIGTSPAAWQIELYEVVFAAQRAARETLAPGAEYRAVDLAAREVLTAAGHGAALGPGTGHGVGLEIGEDPQLAPAATGRLGPCVPVTVEPGVHLPGRGGVRIDDTLVVRSAADGGPELLTITTKELLAL, encoded by the coding sequence ATGTCCGAGGTACACGCGGCCAGGCGGTCGCGGCTGCGTGCCCGCCACGCGTCGACCGGCCCGCAGGCGGCGCTGGTCTCCCGGCCGGCCAACGTCCGCTACCTGGCCGGTCCCGCGCCCGCGGGTGCCGTGCTGCTGGTGGGGGAGTCGGGCGAGGACGTCCTGTTCGGCCACTGGGACCCGGCGGTCGCGCCGGAGGTGCCCAGGCCGGCCGGTGGCGGCGGACTGCGCGGCGTGGCGCTCGACGGGCACGTCGACCCGGTCGTGGCCGCCGCCGCGCAGGCGGAGCGGGCGGGTGCGGCGGCGCTGGCCGTCGAGGAGCACCACCTGACCGTCGCCAGGCACCGCGCCGTGGCCACCGAGTTCCCGCGGCTGCGCCTGACCGACCTGGGCTGTGCGGTGGAGCAGCAGCGGCTGGTCAAGGACGAGGACGAGATCGCCGCCCTGAGGTCCGCCGCCGAGATCACCGACCGGGCGCTGGGCGAGCTGCTGGAGTCGATCCTCGTCGGCCGCACGGAGCGGCACCTGGCGCTCGAACTGGAGCGGCGGCTGGTGGACCACGGGGCGGACGGCCCGGCGTTCCCCACCTCGGTGGCCACCGGCAGCCACTCCGGGGTGGCCGGCCACCGGCCGACCGACCGCCGGGTGGAGGAGGGCGACTTCCTCACCGTCCGCCTCGGGGCCCGCTACCGCGGCTACCGGTGCCAGATCGGCCGGACCTTCGTCATCGGCACCAGCCCGGCCGCGTGGCAGATCGAGCTGTACGAGGTGGTGTTCGCCGCGCAGCGGGCGGCCAGGGAAACGCTGGCGCCCGGCGCCGAGTACCGCGCGGTGGACCTGGCCGCGCGGGAGGTGCTGACCGCCGCGGGGCACGGCGCGGCGCTCGGTCCCGGCACAGGTCACGGGGTGGGGCTGGAAATCGGGGAGGACCCTCAGCTGGCTCCCGCGGCCACGGGTAGACTTGGCCCTTGCGTTCCGGTCACCGTCGAGCCGGGGGTCCATCTTCCCGGCAGGGGCGGCGTCCGGATCGATGACACGCTCGTCGTGCGCTCAGCGGCGGACGGCGGACCTGAGCTACTCACCATCACGACCAAGGAGCTCCTCGCCCTGTAG
- a CDS encoding AAA family ATPase, which translates to MQQSGGVPVPPSAPLDGGTAAYLSPPAGGVPAPSPPPGAARPDVSHAAVAVLLIGPAGAGKTTVARYWAERRPVPTAHISLDDVREWVRSGFADPRSGWDDRSEAQYRLARRTCGFSARNFLANGISCILDDAVFPDRPAVGLGGWKRHVGPGLIPIVLLPGLDIVLERNAARSGTRRLSDEEVATIHGRMAGWYGSGLPIIDNSRHDVATTARMLDDAVARSLTSPPQW; encoded by the coding sequence ATGCAACAGTCCGGCGGAGTGCCTGTGCCACCGTCCGCCCCGCTCGACGGCGGGACGGCCGCGTACCTGAGCCCGCCCGCCGGCGGGGTCCCGGCGCCTTCGCCGCCCCCGGGGGCGGCGCGCCCCGACGTCTCGCACGCCGCGGTCGCGGTGCTCCTGATCGGCCCGGCCGGGGCGGGCAAGACGACGGTCGCCAGGTACTGGGCCGAGCGCCGCCCGGTGCCGACGGCCCACATCAGCCTCGACGATGTGCGGGAATGGGTGCGTTCGGGCTTCGCCGACCCGCGCTCCGGCTGGGACGACCGCTCCGAGGCCCAGTACCGGCTGGCCCGCAGGACGTGCGGCTTCTCCGCCCGCAACTTCCTGGCCAACGGCATCTCCTGCATCCTGGACGACGCCGTCTTCCCCGACCGGCCGGCCGTCGGGCTCGGCGGCTGGAAGCGGCACGTGGGCCCCGGGCTCATCCCGATCGTGCTGCTGCCTGGGCTCGACATCGTCCTGGAGCGGAACGCGGCGCGATCCGGCACCCGCCGCCTCTCCGACGAGGAGGTGGCCACGATCCACGGGCGGATGGCCGGGTGGTACGGCTCGGGGCTGCCGATCATCGACAACTCGCGGCACGACGTGGCGACCACCGCCCGCATGCTGGACGACGCGGTGGCGAGGAGCCTGACCAGCCCGCCGCAGTGGTGA
- the aroQ gene encoding type II 3-dehydroquinate dehydratase: MSRRVLVLNGPNLGRLGSREPDVYGSTSYAGLVERCTALGGELGLDVEVRETNDEGELIRWLHEAADGAVPVVINPGAFTHYSYGLRDAAAQRTAPLVEVHISNPYAREEFRHTSVIAAVASGTVAGFGIGSYLMALRALAEGTAD; encoded by the coding sequence GTGAGCCGCCGGGTGCTCGTGCTGAACGGGCCCAACCTCGGCCGTCTCGGCTCCCGCGAGCCCGACGTGTACGGCTCGACCTCCTACGCCGGCCTCGTCGAGCGGTGCACCGCGCTGGGCGGGGAACTGGGCCTGGATGTCGAGGTCCGGGAGACCAACGACGAGGGCGAGCTGATCCGGTGGCTGCACGAGGCGGCCGACGGGGCCGTGCCCGTCGTGATCAACCCGGGGGCGTTCACCCACTACTCCTACGGGCTGCGCGACGCCGCCGCCCAGCGGACGGCCCCGCTCGTCGAGGTGCACATCTCCAACCCGTACGCCAGGGAGGAGTTCCGCCACACCTCGGTGATCGCCGCCGTGGCGAGCGGCACGGTCGCGGGGTTCGGCATCGGCTCGTACCTCATGGCCCTGCGCGCGCTCGCCGAGGGAACGGCGGACTGA
- the aroB gene encoding 3-dehydroquinate synthase: MSVPPKDARPTDPTRITVGGSAGTEPYDVLVGHHLLGELPRLIGTAARRVAVLHPRALSGTGEAVREDLAGQGYETIAVELPDAEEAKTAEVAAYCWKALGSSGFTRTDVIVAVGGGATTDLAGFVAASWLRGVRWVAVPTTVLGMVDAAVGGKTGINTAEGKNLVGAFHPPAGVLCDLAALATLPVNDYVSGLAEIIKAGFISDPVILDLIESDPEAARGPAGPHTAELIERAVRVKAAVVATDLKESGLREILNYGHTLAHAIEKNERYSWRHGAAVSVGMVFAAELGRVAGRLDDATADRHRAVLTSVGLPVTYRGDQWPRLLETMRVDKKTRGNLLRFIVLDGLAKPAVLEAPDPAMLLAAHAEIAA, translated from the coding sequence ATGAGCGTTCCCCCGAAGGACGCGCGCCCCACCGACCCGACCAGGATCACGGTGGGGGGCAGCGCGGGTACCGAGCCCTATGACGTGCTGGTGGGCCACCACCTGCTCGGCGAGCTGCCGCGCCTGATCGGCACGGCCGCGCGGCGTGTCGCGGTGCTGCACCCGCGGGCCCTGAGCGGGACCGGCGAGGCGGTGCGCGAGGACCTCGCGGGCCAGGGGTACGAGACCATCGCCGTCGAGCTGCCGGACGCGGAGGAGGCCAAGACCGCCGAGGTCGCCGCCTACTGCTGGAAGGCGCTCGGATCGAGCGGGTTCACCAGGACCGACGTGATCGTCGCGGTCGGCGGCGGCGCCACCACCGATCTGGCGGGCTTCGTCGCGGCCTCCTGGCTGCGCGGCGTGCGCTGGGTCGCCGTGCCGACCACGGTGCTCGGCATGGTCGACGCGGCCGTCGGCGGCAAGACCGGGATCAACACGGCCGAGGGCAAGAACCTGGTGGGCGCCTTCCACCCGCCCGCCGGCGTGCTGTGCGACCTCGCCGCGCTGGCGACACTGCCGGTCAACGACTACGTGTCCGGCCTCGCCGAGATCATCAAGGCCGGGTTCATCTCCGATCCCGTGATCCTCGACCTGATCGAGTCCGACCCCGAGGCCGCCCGCGGCCCCGCGGGACCGCACACCGCGGAGCTGATCGAGCGCGCGGTGCGGGTGAAGGCCGCCGTGGTGGCCACCGACCTGAAGGAGTCGGGCCTGCGGGAGATCCTGAACTACGGGCACACCCTGGCGCACGCCATCGAGAAGAACGAGCGCTACAGCTGGCGGCACGGCGCCGCGGTCTCCGTCGGCATGGTCTTCGCCGCGGAGCTCGGGCGCGTCGCGGGCCGCCTCGACGACGCCACGGCCGACCGCCACCGCGCGGTGCTGACGTCCGTGGGGCTTCCCGTGACCTACCGCGGCGACCAGTGGCCGCGCCTGCTTGAGACGATGCGCGTGGACAAGAAGACCCGCGGCAACCTGCTGCGTTTCATCGTGCTCGACGGGCTGGCCAAGCCCGCCGTCCTTGAGGCCCCCGACCCGGCGATGCTGCTGGCCGCACACGCGGAGATCGCCGCGTGA
- a CDS encoding shikimate kinase — protein MVLVGPPGSGKSTVGALLARRLGVTVRDTDTDVERTAGKPIPDIFVEDGEPRFRALEAAAVRAAVTGHEGVVSLGGGAVLDPESRALLAGLPVAFLDVPLAEAVRRVGLDVPRPLLAVNPRQRWRVLMEERRPLYTEVARAVVETAERTPDEVAQAVLDALEITTP, from the coding sequence GTGGTGCTCGTCGGGCCGCCGGGCTCCGGCAAGTCCACGGTCGGCGCGCTGCTCGCCCGGCGGCTCGGCGTCACGGTCCGCGACACCGACACCGACGTCGAACGCACCGCGGGCAAGCCGATCCCCGACATCTTCGTCGAGGACGGCGAGCCGCGGTTCCGCGCACTGGAGGCCGCCGCGGTGCGGGCCGCCGTCACCGGCCACGAGGGCGTGGTCTCGCTCGGCGGCGGCGCCGTGCTCGACCCGGAGAGCCGGGCCCTGCTGGCCGGGCTGCCGGTGGCCTTCCTCGACGTGCCGCTGGCCGAGGCGGTCCGCCGCGTCGGCCTCGACGTGCCGCGCCCGTTGCTCGCCGTCAACCCCAGGCAGCGCTGGCGCGTGCTCATGGAGGAACGCCGCCCGCTGTACACGGAGGTCGCCAGGGCGGTCGTGGAGACCGCCGAGCGCACCCCGGACGAGGTTGCCCAGGCCGTCCTCGACGCATTGGAGATCACGACCCCATGA
- the aroC gene encoding chorismate synthase: MSRLRWLTAGESHGPALVATLEGLPSGVPVTTEMVGDALARRRLGYGRGARMKFERDEVTFLGGVRHGLTLGSPVAIMVGNTEWPKWEKVMAADPVDPEELAGLARNAPLTRPRPGHADLAGMQKYGVNDARPILERASARETAARVALGTVARSYLKETAGIELVSHVIELGGARAPRDVLPHPRDLMTLDADPVRCLDPLASKAMVDVIDQAHRDGDTLGGVVEVVAYGVPVGLGSHVHWDRRLDARLAGALMGIQAIKGVELGDGFDLARVPGSQAHDEIVAGEDGIRRASGRSGGTEGGLSTGEVLRVRAAMKPIATVPRALATVDVATGEATSAHHQRSDVCAVPAAGIVAEAMVALVLADAVAEKFGGDSVTETRRNVTAFLDHLEIR; the protein is encoded by the coding sequence TTGAGCAGGCTGCGCTGGCTGACGGCGGGAGAGTCGCACGGTCCCGCACTGGTGGCGACTCTGGAGGGGCTGCCCTCCGGGGTACCGGTGACCACGGAGATGGTGGGGGACGCGCTGGCACGCCGGCGCCTCGGCTACGGTCGCGGGGCCCGGATGAAGTTCGAGCGCGACGAGGTCACGTTCCTCGGCGGCGTCAGGCACGGGCTGACGCTCGGCTCGCCGGTCGCCATCATGGTGGGCAACACGGAGTGGCCCAAGTGGGAGAAGGTCATGGCGGCCGACCCCGTGGACCCGGAGGAGCTGGCGGGGCTCGCCCGCAACGCGCCGCTGACGCGTCCGCGCCCCGGCCACGCCGACCTCGCGGGCATGCAGAAGTACGGCGTGAACGACGCGCGGCCCATCCTGGAACGCGCCTCCGCGCGCGAGACGGCCGCCCGTGTCGCGCTCGGCACCGTCGCCCGGTCCTACCTCAAGGAGACGGCCGGTATCGAACTCGTCTCGCACGTCATCGAGTTGGGCGGGGCCCGCGCCCCGAGGGACGTGCTGCCGCACCCGCGCGACCTCATGACCCTGGACGCGGACCCGGTGCGGTGCCTCGACCCGCTGGCGTCCAAGGCGATGGTCGACGTGATCGACCAGGCGCACCGGGACGGCGACACCCTCGGCGGCGTCGTGGAGGTCGTGGCCTACGGCGTACCGGTCGGGCTCGGCTCGCACGTCCACTGGGACCGGCGGCTCGACGCGCGGCTCGCGGGCGCGCTCATGGGGATCCAGGCCATCAAGGGCGTGGAGCTGGGCGACGGCTTCGACCTGGCCCGCGTGCCCGGTTCGCAGGCCCACGACGAGATCGTGGCGGGCGAGGACGGCATCCGGCGCGCCAGCGGCAGGTCGGGCGGCACGGAGGGCGGCCTGTCCACGGGCGAGGTACTGCGCGTGCGCGCCGCGATGAAGCCGATCGCCACCGTGCCCCGGGCCCTGGCCACGGTGGACGTCGCCACCGGCGAGGCGACCAGCGCCCACCACCAGCGTTCCGACGTGTGCGCGGTCCCGGCGGCCGGGATCGTCGCCGAGGCCATGGTCGCGCTCGTCCTCGCGGACGCGGTGGCGGAGAAGTTCGGCGGTGACAGCGTGACCGAGACCCGGCGCAACGTCACCGCGTTCCTCGACCACCTGGAGATCCGGTGA
- a CDS encoding shikimate dehydrogenase → MSGAPFSGRRAAVLGSPIAHSLSPVLHRAAYRALGLDDWTYERFEVDERALPGFVADLGPEWAGLSLTMPLKRAVLPLLDEISETAASVSAVNTVTFTREGRRRGDNTDIPGMVEALRERGVTRVERAAVLGAGATASSALAALARICDGEITAYVRGAERAAEMREWGSRLGAAVRIGAWEDAAQALEAPLVVATTPAGATDALAGAVPAAPGTLFDVLYEPWPTALAGAWAAGGGAVVGGLDLLVHQAVLQVEAMTGLAPAPLERMRAAGEEALGAG, encoded by the coding sequence GTGAGCGGCGCGCCTTTCTCCGGCCGCCGCGCGGCGGTCCTGGGCTCCCCGATCGCCCACTCGCTCTCCCCGGTGCTGCACCGGGCCGCCTACCGCGCCCTCGGCCTCGACGACTGGACCTACGAGCGGTTCGAGGTGGACGAGCGGGCCCTGCCCGGTTTCGTCGCGGACCTGGGCCCCGAGTGGGCGGGCCTGTCCCTCACGATGCCGCTCAAGCGCGCCGTTCTCCCGCTGCTCGACGAGATCAGCGAGACCGCGGCCTCCGTCTCCGCGGTCAACACCGTCACGTTCACCCGGGAAGGACGCAGGCGCGGGGACAACACCGACATCCCCGGCATGGTCGAGGCCCTGCGGGAGCGCGGCGTGACGCGGGTGGAGCGCGCCGCCGTGCTCGGCGCGGGCGCCACCGCGTCCTCCGCGCTCGCCGCGCTCGCCCGGATCTGCGACGGGGAGATCACCGCCTACGTGCGCGGCGCGGAGCGTGCCGCCGAGATGCGGGAGTGGGGGAGCCGGCTGGGCGCGGCCGTGCGGATCGGTGCCTGGGAGGACGCGGCGCAGGCACTGGAGGCGCCGCTGGTCGTGGCCACCACGCCCGCGGGGGCCACCGACGCCCTGGCGGGCGCCGTGCCCGCGGCGCCCGGAACGCTGTTCGACGTCCTGTACGAGCCGTGGCCCACGGCGCTCGCCGGCGCCTGGGCCGCCGGGGGCGGCGCGGTCGTCGGCGGCCTCGACCTGCTGGTGCACCAGGCCGTCCTCCAGGTCGAGGCCATGACAGGGCTGGCGCCTGCCCCGCTCGAACGGATGCGCGCGGCAGGCGAGGAGGCGCTCGGCGCGGGCTGA